One Salvia miltiorrhiza cultivar Shanhuang (shh) chromosome 6, IMPLAD_Smil_shh, whole genome shotgun sequence genomic window, ACTCCTACTCCTCCCACACCACACCTTCTTCAATCCCTACCTGTAGCTGATATTCTCCagtttcctttttcttttgcaAATTTTAGTCTAATTGTACCGAATCATCTCCACATGCAGCCTATCAGCGGAGAATTTGGCGCCATGAACAACCTCAACGCGCTGCTTAACCAGCACCAAATCTCATCCCTGCACGAGCTCCACAGTCACGGCCAACTGCCGCAGATGCTGCAGTCTGTTTCGCAGTTCGATCCGGTCGCGTCGCACGACGATTTTCTCGAGCAGATGCTCTCCTCCGTGCCGTCCTCCGCCGCCTACCCATGGGAGGACGACCACTCACAACAGCAGATGGAGGAGCATTCCGCCGCCGTTCTGGCGTCTAAGCTGAGGCAGCACCAGATTAGCGGCGGCGCTGCTAAGGCGTTGATGTTTCAGCAGCAATTGTTGCTCTCCAGAGGCCTTGCCGCCGGTAATGGCTGTCTCTGCTCCCCGACCGGATCGGATGGAGCTCTTCTTCCCATGGCGCAAGGCCATCATAACGACGGTGTTGATGGAAATGGTTTCAAGTCGGTCAGTTATCTTGCCTTTGATTTTGTTAGAAGCGCTACTTACCTAAATCCGTACTAAAAAAATTCGTTCGGTTTACCTTGATATGAGACTTATTGTGGATTAAATTACAGATACAGGCAAATGATTTATCCGTTAAAGCTTTATTCAACGGATTCACTGGATCCCTTGGTCAAACCTCAAATCAATCGCAGCATTTCCACCATCCTCAGGTCTTATGCCATACTTAGTTCAACCGCGGCAATTTTTGACTCTTTTTTGCAAATTTTACTTCAACCTACATCGTTGATAATTTCATTCAGTTATTGAAATGCCGTCATTTATTGTATTATTGATAATTGTTTTCCGATCGAGTAATTTAACTTAGAGCGGCGGTGTAGGACCAGAATTATGGTGCTGCCGGAACAGCTACACCGTCAACGGCAGCGCAGGCGATGAATCAACCTGCAGTGAGCGGTTCAAGCGGCGGAGGGGCTTCTGGACAGCCGCGGCAGAGGGTGAGGGCCAGGAGAGGACAGGCCACTGACCCTCACAGCATCGCGGAAAGAGTGAGTGTATTTATTGAATCGTACTACACAGTACAATATCGGTTActcatttttagggtttttttggTATTTATTTCTGTgtaacttttgtcatttttcgATTCTTTGTTTCTGATTTATCGAGAAATCGTTTGGAAAATGAAACATGGTAGTTACGGAGGGAGAGAATTGCGGAAAGAATGAAGGCACTGCAGGAGCTTGTACCCAACGCAAATAAGGTCACTCATACTTCTCCGTTATCATcatcaattaattattaaattacttACGTTAATTGTTTAttataatatcttaacatacaTTAATTTCTTAGTGCGTTATAATAACATAACGTTTAGGCTACTGTGTGAAAAAATTTCCGAACTACTGTTAATTGCATATTTAATAGTTGAGACAGACACTGTATTATTGATTATATGTATACTTTTCTGttgtaaaataaaagaaaggggCTAAAATGAATAATGGAT contains:
- the LOC130988097 gene encoding bHLH transcription factor RHL1-like isoform X1, whose product is MQPISGEFGAMNNLNALLNQHQISSLHELHSHGQLPQMLQSVSQFDPVASHDDFLEQMLSSVPSSAAYPWEDDHSQQQMEEHSAAVLASKLRQHQISGGAAKALMFQQQLLLSRGLAAGNGCLCSPTGSDGALLPMAQGHHNDGVDGNGFKSIQANDLSVKALFNGFTGSLGQTSNQSQHFHHPQDQNYGAAGTATPSTAAQAMNQPAVSGSSGGGASGQPRQRVRARRGQATDPHSIAERLRRERIAERMKALQELVPNANKTDKASMLDEIIDYVKFLQLQVKVLSMSRLGGASAVAPLVADISSEGRSSNGTQTASSSNNNEGMTVTEHQVAKLMEEDMGSAMQYLQGKGLCLMPISLATAISTATSHSRNPLAAANSLKISGISDARGPTSPSLSVLTVQSATVGGNLNREPSLKDVSKP
- the LOC130988097 gene encoding bHLH transcription factor RHL1-like isoform X2, producing the protein MQPISGEFGAMNNLNALLNQHQISSLHELHSHGQLPQMLQSVSQFDPVASHDDFLEQMLSSVPSSAAYPWEDDHSQQQMEEHSAAVLASKLRQHQISGGAAKALMFQQQLLLSRGLAAGNGCLCSPTGSDGALLPMAQGHHNDGVDGNGFKSIQANDLSVKALFNGFTGSLGQTSNQSQHFHHPQNYGAAGTATPSTAAQAMNQPAVSGSSGGGASGQPRQRVRARRGQATDPHSIAERLRRERIAERMKALQELVPNANKTDKASMLDEIIDYVKFLQLQVKVLSMSRLGGASAVAPLVADISSEGRSSNGTQTASSSNNNEGMTVTEHQVAKLMEEDMGSAMQYLQGKGLCLMPISLATAISTATSHSRNPLAAANSLKISGISDARGPTSPSLSVLTVQSATVGGNLNREPSLKDVSKP